A region from the Sulfitobacter sp. D7 genome encodes:
- a CDS encoding DUF2125 domain-containing protein, translated as MSRIPTASLLLALPVTLASTPLWADLTPAEVWGDWRQYMQSMGYQVEASEAFNGADLTVSDVTLKMDMAEEGGDFSLSLGTLRFEPEGDGAVNIRMPNVMPMTINVAPETPEDEPVSMVLNYAQTAPVMRASGSAEALQYDYAADSISLTLAGLKVGEESYTEEEAKFTLTGSGVSSRTEMTGTDTRRYDQSGRIDSLQYDVVMKTPEDPARVAVKGGVDQVVFDGSGALPMIDAGADVAAMMREGLTFGGSFTAGAGRTDMQVSDPENGEFQLASSSTGAKLGVAMGPEGLSYDGGQQNIEVSVTAADMPFPIQFSMAESAFNLKMPVMKSEEPQDFAFGVKLDSFKMSDMIWGIFDPTGQLPRDPATLVVDLSGKAKLLFELMDPEVTATMGDEAPGEIHELNVNEVTLDVAGAEFDATGAITFDNEDMQTVPGMPKPVGALDLSLIGGVALLDKLVTMGLIPQEQALGARMMMGLFTVPGEGEDSLTSRIEFTEEGGILANGQQIK; from the coding sequence ATGTCTCGCATCCCCACAGCGTCGCTGCTTCTCGCCCTGCCGGTCACGCTGGCCTCGACGCCCCTCTGGGCCGACCTGACCCCTGCCGAAGTCTGGGGCGATTGGCGCCAGTATATGCAGAGCATGGGCTATCAGGTTGAGGCGAGCGAAGCCTTTAACGGTGCGGACCTAACCGTCAGCGATGTGACCCTGAAGATGGACATGGCTGAAGAGGGTGGCGATTTTTCCCTGTCGCTCGGCACGCTGCGTTTCGAGCCGGAAGGTGACGGCGCGGTCAATATCCGCATGCCCAATGTCATGCCGATGACGATCAACGTCGCGCCCGAAACGCCCGAGGATGAACCGGTGTCGATGGTGTTGAACTACGCCCAGACCGCCCCGGTGATGCGCGCCAGCGGCAGCGCTGAGGCGCTGCAGTATGACTATGCCGCCGACAGCATCTCGCTCACGCTTGCGGGGCTCAAGGTCGGCGAAGAAAGCTATACCGAAGAAGAAGCCAAGTTCACCCTGACCGGCAGCGGCGTCAGCAGCCGGACCGAAATGACCGGGACCGATACGCGCCGCTACGACCAGTCGGGCCGCATCGACAGCCTGCAATATGACGTGGTGATGAAAACCCCCGAGGACCCTGCCCGTGTCGCCGTGAAGGGCGGCGTGGATCAGGTGGTCTTTGATGGCAGCGGCGCGCTGCCGATGATCGACGCAGGCGCCGACGTGGCCGCGATGATGCGCGAAGGTCTGACCTTTGGCGGCAGCTTTACCGCTGGCGCAGGCCGCACCGACATGCAAGTCTCTGACCCCGAAAATGGAGAGTTTCAGCTGGCCTCAAGCTCAACCGGGGCGAAGCTGGGCGTGGCGATGGGGCCCGAAGGGCTCTCCTATGACGGTGGCCAGCAGAACATCGAAGTCAGCGTCACCGCCGCCGACATGCCCTTCCCGATCCAGTTCAGCATGGCGGAAAGTGCGTTTAATCTGAAAATGCCGGTGATGAAGTCCGAAGAGCCGCAGGACTTTGCCTTTGGCGTCAAGCTCGACAGCTTCAAGATGTCGGACATGATCTGGGGCATCTTTGACCCCACCGGCCAATTGCCTCGCGACCCGGCAACTTTGGTCGTGGACCTGTCGGGCAAGGCCAAGCTGCTGTTTGAACTGATGGACCCCGAAGTCACCGCCACCATGGGCGATGAGGCACCGGGCGAAATTCACGAATTGAACGTAAACGAAGTCACGCTTGACGTAGCAGGGGCCGAGTTCGATGCCACGGGGGCGATCACCTTTGACAACGAAGACATGCAAACCGTGCCCGGCATGCCAAAGCCCGTCGGCGCGCTGGACCTGTCGTTGATCGGCGGCGTGGCCTTGCTCGACAAATTGGTGACCATGGGGCTGATCCCACAGGAGCAGGCACTGGGCGCGCGGATGATGATGGGGCTCTTTACCGTCCCG
- a CDS encoding SDR family oxidoreductase — translation MDMTGKTIMITGASRGIGAAAARVFAEAGANVALLARSQDAIAELAGELGNRAIAIPCDVTRYNEMTSAVETTRRAFGGLDVLINNAGVIDPISLMAEADPSDWAKAININVTGVFHGMRAALPLMKETGGGTVLTISSGAAHNPVEAWSHYCASKAAANMLTQCLHHEEGGNGIRAIGLSPGTVATDMQRDIKDSGVNPVSQLDWDVHIPADWPARTLLWMCGPEADRFLGDEISLRDEGIRKAVGLI, via the coding sequence ATGGACATGACAGGCAAGACGATCATGATTACCGGTGCCAGCCGGGGCATCGGCGCCGCCGCCGCGCGGGTTTTCGCCGAGGCAGGCGCCAATGTCGCCCTGTTGGCGCGCAGTCAGGATGCCATCGCCGAATTGGCCGGAGAGTTGGGCAATCGCGCCATCGCCATCCCCTGCGATGTGACCCGCTATAACGAGATGACCTCTGCGGTTGAGACAACGCGCCGGGCGTTTGGCGGGCTGGATGTGCTGATCAACAATGCAGGCGTGATTGATCCGATCTCGCTCATGGCAGAGGCCGATCCGTCGGATTGGGCCAAGGCGATCAACATCAACGTGACTGGCGTCTTTCACGGCATGCGCGCGGCTCTGCCACTGATGAAGGAAACCGGCGGCGGCACGGTGCTGACGATCTCTTCGGGGGCCGCGCACAACCCGGTGGAGGCATGGAGCCACTACTGCGCCTCCAAGGCGGCGGCGAATATGCTGACCCAGTGTTTGCACCACGAGGAGGGCGGCAACGGCATCCGCGCCATCGGTCTGTCGCCGGGCACCGTGGCCACCGACATGCAGCGCGACATCAAAGACAGCGGCGTGAACCCGGTCAGCCAGCTTGACTGGGACGTGCATATCCCCGCCGATTGGCCCGCGCGCACGCTGCTGTGGATGTGCGGCCCCGAGGCGGATCGTTTCCTCGGCGATGAGATTTCCCTGCGGGATGAGGGCATCCGCAAGGCGGTGGGCCTCATATGA
- a CDS encoding enoyl-CoA hydratase/isomerase family protein, whose translation MIELDRAGDIWTVTINRPDKANSLTHAMLVELADIMEEAQAARAVILTGRGKVFSAGADLDEARAGLAKSDVWERLSGAVAALPGLSIAALNGTLAGGAMGMALACDLRIAGPGAKFFYPVMKLGFLPQPSDPARMAALIGPARTKLLLMGGQRITAEEALTFGLIDRLVEAEELQDHALALAVDTLAARPEIAQEIKRMCSPA comes from the coding sequence ATGATCGAGCTTGACCGCGCGGGCGACATCTGGACCGTCACGATCAACCGCCCCGACAAGGCCAATTCCCTGACCCATGCCATGCTGGTCGAACTCGCCGATATCATGGAGGAGGCACAGGCCGCCCGCGCGGTGATCCTGACCGGTCGCGGCAAGGTGTTCAGCGCGGGGGCCGATCTTGACGAAGCCCGCGCGGGACTGGCGAAATCGGATGTTTGGGAGCGTCTGTCGGGCGCAGTGGCTGCCCTGCCGGGGCTGAGCATTGCCGCGCTCAATGGCACGCTGGCGGGCGGTGCGATGGGCATGGCGCTGGCCTGCGATCTGCGCATCGCGGGGCCGGGGGCGAAATTCTTCTATCCGGTGATGAAGCTCGGGTTTTTGCCGCAGCCCTCGGACCCGGCGCGGATGGCGGCGCTGATCGGCCCTGCGCGGACCAAGCTTTTGCTGATGGGCGGGCAGAGGATCACGGCGGAGGAGGCGCTGACCTTTGGCCTGATCGACCGCCTTGTCGAGGCGGAAGAACTGCAGGATCACGCGCTGGCGCTGGCCGTCGATACGCTGGCTGCGCGGCCCGAAATCGCGCAGGAAATCAAACGGATGTGCAGCCCCGCCTAA
- a CDS encoding HNH endonuclease — protein sequence MTEGEDLPDCPLCHRPIPRDVPQSLHHLIPKLRGGKGGPTVLMHHICHREVHAALTETELARHYNTPEALRGHPRLAKFAAWVAKRPPGFRSKVPGGTRKR from the coding sequence GTGACCGAAGGCGAGGACTTGCCAGATTGCCCGCTCTGCCACCGGCCCATTCCTCGGGATGTGCCACAGAGCCTGCATCATCTCATCCCCAAGCTGCGCGGCGGCAAGGGGGGGCCGACGGTGCTGATGCACCACATTTGCCACCGCGAGGTGCACGCCGCTCTGACCGAGACTGAGTTGGCGCGGCACTACAACACGCCTGAAGCGCTGCGTGGCCATCCGAGGCTGGCCAAATTCGCCGCATGGGTGGCGAAACGCCCGCCCGGTTTTCGTTCCAAAGTGCCGGGTGGCACGCGCAAGCGTTAG
- a CDS encoding TIGR03862 family flavoprotein, translated as MTRALVIGGGPAGLMAAEAMAKAGLSVTLCETKPSVGRKFLMAGKSGLNLTKSEPFAPFLAAYEEAQTALRPMLEAFDTQAVQDWAEGLGQEVFTGSTGRVFPRAMKASPLLRAWLARLAECGVTINTRWQWQGWDGDAFVFDTPGGREVVEADVTVLALGGASWRRLGATGAWAPLLAERGVALRDFAPANVGLLVDWSPHMTRHFGAALKGVAWRAGPYTSRGEAVISARGLEGGGIYSVSRGLREGQGLSLDLLPDLQVRDVAARLAKPRGKDSQANHLRKRLKLTPAQIALLQEMARPLPQEAEALAALLKDLPIAHAGLRPMDEAISTAGGIALDALDAGLMLREVPGVFAAGEMLDWEAPTGGYLINGCLATGHWAGRHAVEWARR; from the coding sequence GTGACCCGCGCCTTGGTCATCGGGGGCGGCCCCGCAGGGCTGATGGCGGCCGAGGCCATGGCAAAGGCGGGGCTGTCGGTCACGCTTTGTGAGACGAAGCCCTCGGTCGGGCGCAAGTTCTTGATGGCGGGCAAATCCGGGTTGAACCTGACCAAGTCCGAACCGTTCGCGCCCTTTCTCGCCGCCTATGAAGAGGCGCAGACTGCCTTGCGCCCGATGCTGGAAGCCTTCGATACCCAAGCGGTGCAGGACTGGGCCGAAGGATTGGGGCAAGAGGTCTTTACCGGCTCGACGGGGCGGGTTTTCCCTCGTGCGATGAAAGCCTCTCCGCTGCTGCGGGCTTGGCTTGCGCGGCTGGCGGAATGCGGGGTGACGATCAACACCCGCTGGCAGTGGCAGGGCTGGGACGGGGATGCCTTTGTTTTCGATACGCCCGGCGGGCGGGAAGTGGTCGAGGCCGATGTGACGGTACTGGCCCTTGGCGGTGCAAGTTGGCGGCGGCTTGGCGCGACGGGGGCATGGGCGCCCCTGCTGGCCGAGCGCGGCGTGGCCCTGCGCGATTTCGCCCCGGCCAACGTCGGGCTGCTGGTCGATTGGTCGCCGCATATGACCCGACATTTCGGCGCGGCGCTCAAGGGTGTGGCATGGCGCGCTGGCCCCTACACCTCACGTGGGGAGGCGGTGATCTCGGCCCGTGGGCTGGAGGGCGGGGGCATTTACAGCGTCTCGCGCGGGCTGCGCGAAGGGCAGGGGCTGTCGCTTGATCTGCTGCCGGACTTGCAGGTCCGCGATGTCGCGGCACGTTTGGCGAAGCCGCGCGGTAAGGACAGTCAGGCCAATCATCTGCGCAAGCGGCTGAAACTGACCCCCGCCCAGATCGCGCTGCTGCAAGAGATGGCGCGCCCGCTGCCGCAGGAGGCCGAGGCGCTGGCCGCCTTGCTGAAAGACCTGCCCATCGCCCACGCCGGGCTGCGTCCGATGGATGAGGCGATTTCGACGGCGGGGGGGATAGCGCTCGACGCGCTGGATGCGGGGCTGATGCTGCGCGAGGTGCCGGGCGTCTTTGCCGCCGGGGAAATGCTGGATTGGGAAGCGCCCACGGGCGGCTATCTGATCAACGGTTGTCTGGCGACCGGCCATTGGGCGGGCCGCCATGCTGTGGAATGGGCGCGGCGTTAA
- a CDS encoding glutathione S-transferase family protein produces MYTVIGGTKSRAFRVMWMLEELGQPYALNPAAPRSEEARKYNPSGKIPALVDGDEVLTDSLAIMTYLADKHGALTAPAGTPERARQDALTFWLIDEFDAILWAAAKHSFIFPEEARVPAIKDSLKAEFERAAKNLSDRLEGPFLMGDQITVPDLLAVHCINWSIGAKFPRVDDKLNLWAKSLRERPAFVAAMAKENG; encoded by the coding sequence ATGTATACTGTCATCGGCGGCACCAAATCCCGCGCTTTTCGCGTCATGTGGATGCTCGAAGAATTGGGCCAACCCTACGCGCTGAACCCCGCCGCGCCGCGCTCGGAAGAGGCGCGCAAATACAACCCTTCGGGCAAGATCCCCGCCCTTGTGGACGGCGATGAGGTACTGACCGATTCCCTCGCGATCATGACCTATCTGGCCGACAAGCACGGCGCGCTGACCGCCCCCGCAGGCACGCCCGAACGCGCGCGGCAGGACGCATTGACCTTTTGGCTGATTGACGAGTTCGACGCGATCCTCTGGGCGGCGGCAAAACACAGTTTCATTTTCCCCGAAGAAGCGCGCGTGCCCGCGATCAAAGACAGCCTCAAGGCCGAGTTCGAACGTGCGGCCAAAAACCTGTCTGACCGCCTGGAGGGGCCGTTTCTGATGGGCGATCAGATCACCGTCCCCGACCTGCTGGCGGTGCATTGCATCAACTGGTCCATCGGCGCGAAATTCCCGCGCGTGGATGATAAGCTGAACCTCTGGGCCAAATCCCTGCGCGAACGCCCTGCCTTCGTCGCCGCGATGGCCAAGGAAAACGGTTAA
- the holA gene encoding DNA polymerase III subunit delta, translated as MKLTPRDAKPYFARPDPARTGLLIYGSDAMRVALKRQEFLKNLLGANAEEEMRLGRMPAGELRRDPAMLMDAIKAVGFFPGPRAALVEEANDNIAKILLDALKDWQPGDAQIIVTAGDLKKTSKVLKAFESHPNAYATAIYDNPPDRAEIEQMLKDAGLTPEADAMAALSDLARTLDPGDFRQTLEKITLYKLGDSSPIGLEDIAACAPTSTEAEVDDILHVVAETRAAEIGPVMSKLQGQGVNPVTLTIMATRHFRTLYRIAANPGAPIYGVRDRDRAMRQARNWGAVKLETALAVLTETDLKLRSAGQHAPALALVERAFIRLAMLGAQR; from the coding sequence ATGAAGCTCACCCCGCGCGACGCAAAGCCCTATTTCGCGCGGCCTGATCCCGCGCGGACGGGGCTTTTGATCTACGGCAGCGATGCCATGCGCGTTGCGCTGAAACGGCAGGAATTTCTGAAAAACCTGCTTGGCGCCAATGCCGAAGAGGAAATGCGCCTGGGCCGGATGCCCGCAGGCGAATTGCGCCGCGATCCGGCGATGCTGATGGACGCGATCAAGGCCGTCGGGTTCTTCCCCGGCCCCCGAGCGGCGCTGGTGGAAGAGGCAAATGACAATATCGCCAAAATCCTGCTCGACGCGCTGAAAGACTGGCAGCCGGGCGACGCGCAGATCATCGTCACGGCGGGCGATCTAAAAAAAACCTCCAAGGTGCTCAAAGCCTTTGAGAGCCACCCCAACGCCTATGCCACCGCGATCTATGATAACCCGCCCGACCGGGCCGAGATTGAGCAGATGCTAAAGGATGCGGGCCTCACCCCCGAGGCCGACGCCATGGCCGCGCTCAGCGATCTGGCCCGCACCCTTGATCCGGGTGATTTCCGCCAAACGCTAGAAAAGATCACGCTCTACAAACTGGGTGACAGCAGCCCCATCGGGCTGGAAGACATCGCCGCCTGCGCCCCCACCTCGACCGAGGCCGAGGTCGACGACATCCTGCATGTGGTCGCCGAGACCCGCGCCGCCGAAATCGGCCCGGTGATGAGCAAGCTGCAAGGCCAAGGCGTGAACCCGGTAACGCTGACGATCATGGCGACCCGGCATTTCCGCACCCTCTACCGCATCGCCGCCAACCCCGGCGCGCCGATCTACGGCGTGCGTGACCGCGACCGCGCCATGCGGCAGGCGCGCAACTGGGGCGCGGTGAAGCTGGAAACTGCGCTTGCGGTGCTGACCGAAACCGACCTCAAGCTGCGCTCTGCCGGGCAGCACGCCCCGGCGCTGGCTTTGGTCGAGCGGGCCTTTATCCGTCTGGCGATGCTGGGCGCACAACGTTGA
- the lptE gene encoding LPS assembly lipoprotein LptE, giving the protein MSLPKPTHMRRRFLLALPLLALAACGFEPVYGPGGAGTALQNRVLVDAPEDRFGYFLVREVETRLGRAATPRWGLALTTTTTEDGLAIDSEGNTRRYNLLGTTSYALRDLDSGQIVTSGKVESFTGYSATGTTVATRAAELDAQERLMVILADLVVSRLYAADLPQ; this is encoded by the coding sequence ATGTCGTTGCCTAAGCCCACCCATATGCGCCGCCGCTTCCTGTTGGCTCTGCCCCTGCTGGCGCTCGCCGCCTGCGGGTTCGAGCCGGTCTATGGCCCCGGCGGCGCGGGCACGGCCCTGCAAAACCGCGTGCTGGTCGATGCGCCCGAAGACCGCTTTGGCTATTTTCTGGTGCGCGAGGTGGAAACCCGCTTGGGCCGTGCCGCCACCCCCCGCTGGGGGCTGGCGCTGACCACCACCACAACCGAAGACGGGCTGGCCATCGACAGCGAAGGCAACACCCGGCGCTATAACCTGCTTGGCACCACCTCTTACGCGCTGCGCGATCTCGACAGCGGACAAATCGTGACCTCGGGCAAGGTCGAAAGCTTTACCGGCTATTCCGCCACCGGCACCACCGTCGCCACCCGTGCCGCCGAGTTGGACGCGCAAGAGCGCCTAATGGTGATTCTGGCTGACCTCGTCGTGAGCCGTCTTTACGCAGCTGACTTGCCGCAATGA
- the leuS gene encoding leucine--tRNA ligase, whose protein sequence is MPRYTPAEIEARWQQAWEKDGVFQAVRNADKPKYYVLEMFPYPSGRIHMGHVRNYTMGDVIARYKTATGHNVLHPMGWDAFGMPAENAAMAIGGHPADWTYDNIAEMKKQMKPLGLSIDWSREIATCHPGYYGQQQALFLDFLKEGLVYRKNAVVNWDPVDMTVLANEQVENGCGWRSGAPVERRELTQWFFKISDHSEELLSALDSLDNWPAKVKLMQANWIGKSRGLQFAFSTIEAPEGFDRIEVYTTRPDTLLGASFVGISPDHPLAKTLERDDEAVAAFCAECRKGGTTEEAIETAEKLGYDTGIRVRHPFDTAHELPVYIANFILMDYGTGAIFGCPGHDQRDFDFATKYELPIISTFLPSEDASPKLDEAFVPQKSEKVFYNRGFAGDQWQTGEEAVDAAIAFCEENGIGQGVTKYRLRDWGLSRQRYWGCPIPVAHCDDCGVVPEKKENLPIELPYDVTFDTPGNPLDRHPTWRNCACPACGKDALRETDTMDTFVDSSWYFARFTAPRADTPTVMEDAQYWMNVDQYIGGIEHAILHLLYSRFFARAMQITGHLPESAVEPFDALFTQGMVTHEIYQTRDDNGRPVYHLPEEVTEGKLSDGTEVEIIPSAKMSKSKKNVVDPLHIISNYGADTARWFVLSDSPPERDVEWTASGAEASYKHLSRVWNICDRVGEMDRDAAGTGDDDLLRAMHKTIHDVTMGVESFGFNAAIAKLYAFTATLQKSKAGYAAQREAIMTLAQLMSPMTPHLSEDIWAHQGGEGLITKAPWPKADEKMLVDDTVTLPIQINGKRRAEIQVPADMPKEEVEKIALAHEAVIRTLDGATPKKVIVVPGRIVNVVA, encoded by the coding sequence ATGCCCCGCTATACCCCCGCCGAGATCGAAGCCCGCTGGCAGCAAGCCTGGGAAAAGGATGGCGTCTTTCAGGCCGTCCGCAACGCTGACAAGCCGAAATACTATGTGCTTGAGATGTTCCCCTACCCGTCGGGCCGCATCCACATGGGCCATGTGCGCAACTACACGATGGGCGACGTGATCGCGCGCTACAAGACCGCCACCGGGCATAACGTGCTGCACCCGATGGGCTGGGACGCCTTTGGCATGCCCGCCGAAAACGCCGCCATGGCCATCGGCGGCCACCCGGCGGATTGGACCTATGACAACATCGCCGAGATGAAAAAGCAGATGAAGCCGCTCGGCCTGTCGATTGACTGGTCGCGCGAGATCGCCACCTGCCACCCCGGTTACTACGGCCAGCAGCAGGCGCTGTTTTTGGACTTCCTCAAAGAGGGGCTGGTCTACCGCAAAAACGCCGTGGTGAACTGGGACCCGGTCGATATGACCGTGCTGGCCAACGAGCAGGTCGAAAACGGCTGCGGCTGGCGCTCTGGCGCGCCGGTAGAGCGGCGCGAGTTGACGCAGTGGTTCTTCAAGATTTCGGACCACTCCGAAGAGTTGCTCTCGGCGCTCGACAGCCTCGACAACTGGCCCGCGAAGGTAAAGCTGATGCAGGCGAACTGGATCGGCAAATCGCGCGGGCTGCAGTTTGCCTTCTCGACCATCGAAGCGCCTGAAGGTTTCGACCGCATCGAAGTCTACACCACTCGCCCCGACACGCTGCTGGGCGCGTCTTTTGTCGGCATTTCCCCCGATCACCCGCTGGCCAAGACGCTGGAGCGGGACGATGAAGCCGTCGCCGCCTTCTGCGCCGAATGCCGCAAGGGCGGCACCACCGAAGAGGCGATCGAGACCGCCGAGAAGCTGGGCTATGACACCGGCATCCGCGTGCGCCATCCCTTTGACACGGCGCATGAACTGCCCGTCTATATCGCCAACTTCATCTTGATGGACTACGGCACCGGCGCAATCTTTGGCTGCCCAGGCCACGACCAGCGCGATTTCGACTTTGCAACGAAGTACGAGTTGCCGATCATCTCGACCTTCCTGCCGTCGGAAGATGCCTCGCCCAAGCTCGACGAAGCCTTCGTGCCGCAGAAGTCGGAAAAGGTGTTCTACAACCGTGGCTTTGCCGGCGACCAGTGGCAAACCGGCGAAGAGGCTGTTGATGCCGCCATCGCCTTTTGTGAAGAAAACGGCATCGGCCAAGGCGTCACCAAATACCGCCTGCGCGACTGGGGGCTGAGCCGCCAGCGCTACTGGGGCTGCCCGATCCCGGTTGCCCATTGCGACGACTGCGGCGTGGTGCCTGAAAAGAAAGAGAACCTGCCGATCGAGCTGCCCTACGACGTCACTTTTGACACCCCCGGCAACCCGCTTGACCGCCACCCGACATGGCGCAACTGCGCCTGCCCCGCCTGCGGCAAGGACGCCCTGCGCGAGACCGACACGATGGACACCTTCGTCGACAGTTCGTGGTATTTCGCCCGTTTCACCGCGCCGCGCGCGGACACGCCCACCGTCATGGAAGACGCGCAATATTGGATGAACGTCGATCAATATATCGGCGGCATCGAACACGCGATCCTGCACCTGCTCTACTCGCGCTTCTTTGCCCGTGCGATGCAGATCACCGGCCACCTGCCCGAAAGCGCTGTTGAGCCCTTCGACGCGCTCTTTACCCAAGGCATGGTGACGCATGAGATCTACCAGACCCGCGACGATAATGGCCGCCCGGTCTATCACCTGCCCGAGGAGGTGACCGAGGGCAAACTCAGCGACGGCACCGAGGTTGAGATCATTCCCTCCGCCAAGATGTCGAAGTCCAAGAAGAACGTCGTCGACCCGCTGCACATCATCTCGAACTACGGCGCCGACACCGCGCGTTGGTTCGTGCTCAGCGATTCGCCCCCCGAGCGCGATGTGGAATGGACCGCCAGCGGCGCCGAGGCGTCTTACAAGCACCTCTCCCGCGTCTGGAACATCTGCGACCGCGTCGGCGAGATGGACCGTGATGCCGCTGGCACCGGCGATGATGATCTGCTGCGTGCCATGCATAAAACGATCCATGACGTAACGATGGGCGTCGAATCCTTTGGCTTCAACGCGGCGATTGCCAAGCTCTATGCTTTCACAGCGACACTGCAAAAATCCAAAGCAGGCTATGCCGCGCAGCGTGAAGCGATCATGACGCTGGCGCAGTTGATGTCGCCGATGACCCCGCACCTGTCGGAAGACATCTGGGCGCATCAAGGCGGCGAAGGGCTGATCACCAAGGCCCCATGGCCCAAGGCCGACGAGAAGATGCTGGTCGATGACACCGTGACCCTGCCGATTCAGATCAACGGCAAACGCCGGGCGGAAATTCAGGTGCCCGCCGACATGCCGAAGGAAGAGGTTGAAAAAATCGCGCTGGCGCATGAAGCTGTCATTCGAACGCTGGACGGGGCCACACCGAAAAAGGTCATCGTCGTGCCCGGACGGATTGTGAATGTCGTTGCCTAA
- a CDS encoding DUF3576 domain-containing protein, whose product MALRTACKMAISVLALSALAACGGGFGSPATERPDQYTNPNNPNNIETNPDNTIWSIFNRKNTDSSVSVNKYLWSASLEVLNFLPVQSVDPFTGVIVTGYGTPPGGGRAYRATVLIDDPALDARSLNVALQSSGGQPVARATTRAVEDAILSRAREMRVSDSRF is encoded by the coding sequence ATGGCCCTTCGTACCGCTTGCAAGATGGCGATCTCCGTTCTGGCGCTCAGCGCGCTTGCCGCCTGTGGTGGGGGCTTTGGCAGCCCAGCCACGGAACGGCCGGATCAATACACCAACCCGAACAATCCCAATAACATTGAGACCAATCCAGACAATACGATCTGGTCGATCTTCAATCGCAAGAACACGGATTCCAGCGTTTCAGTGAACAAGTACCTCTGGTCGGCCTCGCTGGAAGTGTTGAACTTCCTGCCGGTGCAATCGGTCGATCCTTTCACCGGGGTTATCGTCACGGGCTACGGCACCCCTCCGGGCGGTGGCCGTGCCTATCGCGCGACCGTGCTGATCGACGACCCGGCACTGGATGCCCGCTCGCTCAACGTGGCGCTGCAATCCTCGGGCGGCCAGCCGGTGGCACGGGCGACAACCCGCGCGGTAGAGGATGCGATCCTCAGCCGGGCGCGGGAGATGCGCGTGTCCGACAGCAGATTCTGA
- a CDS encoding porin, translating into MKKVLFATTALVATAGVAAADVTFGGYGRFGILYNDTAAGDSTDVTSRFRLQIDATAESDAGVVVGARARIQQNNSDEQQSINAGPDNILGTADDFAENAGPAGTGINGVRFFARSGGFEVGVGNIFGALESMPGQYPIDLGLTGLGYDYTAYAGNGDAYSSGGNGAAGSNGVEVMYSAGDLSVHVSASDTNDRVAGYVAYTWSGWTFAVGGQDSDDAGDTEFTATAGGSFGIADVTLAFADNGTNGDRVVLAGRFDVGAATDVEVYVADQDGAGNDTGYGVDFNHDLGGGVSLRGGVAHRFNGDDRADMGVRFNF; encoded by the coding sequence ATGAAAAAAGTTCTCTTCGCTACAACAGCCCTGGTTGCGACCGCCGGTGTAGCAGCAGCAGACGTAACATTCGGCGGCTACGGCCGTTTTGGTATCCTGTACAACGACACAGCAGCAGGCGACTCCACAGACGTCACCAGCCGTTTCCGTCTGCAGATCGACGCGACAGCTGAGTCCGACGCTGGCGTTGTTGTTGGTGCCCGTGCACGTATCCAGCAGAACAACTCCGATGAGCAGCAGTCGATCAACGCTGGTCCCGACAACATTCTCGGCACAGCTGACGACTTCGCAGAAAATGCTGGTCCCGCAGGCACAGGCATCAACGGCGTTCGTTTCTTCGCTCGTTCCGGTGGCTTTGAAGTCGGCGTTGGCAACATCTTCGGTGCTCTGGAATCCATGCCGGGTCAGTACCCGATCGACCTCGGCCTGACCGGCCTGGGCTATGACTACACCGCCTACGCCGGCAACGGCGACGCATACTCCTCCGGTGGTAACGGCGCAGCTGGCTCCAACGGCGTTGAAGTCATGTACTCCGCTGGCGATCTGTCGGTTCACGTGTCTGCTTCCGACACCAACGACCGCGTTGCTGGTTACGTTGCTTACACATGGAGCGGCTGGACCTTCGCAGTTGGTGGTCAAGACTCCGACGACGCAGGCGACACCGAGTTCACAGCAACAGCTGGCGGTTCCTTCGGCATCGCCGACGTGACACTGGCGTTTGCTGACAACGGCACCAACGGTGACCGCGTTGTTCTGGCCGGTCGTTTCGACGTTGGCGCAGCGACAGACGTAGAAGTCTATGTTGCTGACCAAGACGGCGCAGGCAACGACACCGGCTACGGTGTTGACTTCAACCACGACCTGGGCGGCGGTGTCTCCCTGCGTGGTGGTGTTGCTCACCGCTTCAACGGCGACGACCGCGCCGACATGGGTGTTCGCTTCAACTTCTAA